Proteins from a genomic interval of Schistosoma mansoni strain Puerto Rico chromosome 2, complete genome:
- a CDS encoding putative 40s ribosomal protein S30 has product MKVFVKSFDTRVIDTNDCPTAADLKILLANKDNLPLDSLQLYNCGSLISDSQSLASLSSDTSIDVVVPALGGKVHGSLARAGKVRGQTPKVEKQEKKKSPRGRAKRRMQYNKRFVAVVQQPGGRRRGPNSNVKSS; this is encoded by the exons ATGAAGGTGTTCGTTAAGTCGTTTGATACCCGTGTCATAGACACAAATGACTGCCCAACTGCTGCAGATCTAAAGATTCTACTAGCCAACAAGGACAATTTACCACTGGATAGTTTGCAGTTATACAACTGTGGATCATTAATTAGTGATTCTCAATCTTTAGCATCTCTGTCCAGTGACACATCTATCGATGTCGTTGTTCCGGCATTAGGAG GTAAGGTCCATGGATCTCTTGCGCGCGCTGGTAAAGTTCGTGGGCAAACCCCAAAGGTCgagaaacaagaaaaaaagaagtCTCCACGAGGCAGAGCTAAGCGTAGGATGCAGTACAATAAGCGATTTGTAGCAGTTGTACAACAACCTGGTGGAAGAAGAAGAGGCCCGAATTCCAATGTAAAGTCATCCTAA